In Deinococcus irradiatisoli, the genomic stretch GCGACGAGGTGCTGACCGTCACGCCGATTTATCCGCCGTTTCTGAGCGCCGTCACCGATCTGGGGCGGGTGCTCAAGACCGCGCCGCTTCAGGAAAACCGGGGCGGCTGGACCATGGATTTCGCCGCGCTGGAAGCCGCCGTCAGCAGCAGGACCAAGCTGCTGATGGTCTGCCATCCGCACAACCCGACCGGCCGGGTCTGGACCCGGGAGGAGTTGCAGGCGCTGGCCGACTTCGCCCTCAAGCACGACCTGTCTGTGGTGTCCGACGAGTTGCACGCCGATCTGCGTTACGCCGACGCGCCGGAGTACCTGCCGTTCGCGGCCGTCAGCAGCGACCTGTCCGGGCGCATCGTGACGCTCACCGGCCCCTGCAAGGCCTACAACACGGCGGGCCTGGGCATCGGGGCGATGGTCAGCCACAACCCCGAACTCATCACCCGGCTGGAGCAGGCCACTCACGGCCTGATGGGCCACCCCGGCGCCCTGAGCATCACCATGTGGCAGGCGGCCCTGACGGGCGGCGGCGAATGGCTGGCCGAGACGGTGCGCTACCTGCAAAGCAACCGCGATTTCCTGAGCGGGTTTCTGGCCCGCGAACTGCCGGACGTGCCGTACACCCCGCCTCAGGCGACCTACCTGGCCTGGCTGGACCTGCGCGCCCATCCCCGCGCCGCCGACATCCAGACGTTCCTGCTGGAAGAAGCCAAGCTGGCCCTCAACGACGGTGTGACCTTCGGGGCCGGCTCGCAGGGCTTCGTGCGGCTCAATTTCGCCACCAGCCGCACGTTGCTTCAGGAAGGGCTGGAACGGCTGACGCGGGCGTTGAAGGACAGCTCCCAGTAAAGCCCAACACTTTCCTCTATTCGGTCAGTTCGCGCAGCCGGGCGATCAGGGGGCGTAGCGCGGCGCGCTTGAGTTTCAGGGCGGTGCGGTTGACCACGAAGCGGGCGGTGGAGCGCATCACCACGTCGCGCTCCTCGAGGTTGTTGGCGACCAGGGTGCTGCCGGTCTGCACCAGATCGACCACCGCGTCGGCCAGGCCGGTGAGGCAGGCGAGTTCGATGTTGCCGCTGAGCTTGACCACCTCGGCGCTCAGGCCCTTCTCGGCAAGGTACTGGCGGGTCAGGCGCGGATACTTGCTGGCCACCCGGCCCAGCGGACCGTGCGCGCCCACCTCGCGGATCAGGCTCAGGCGGCAGGCACTGAATTTCAGGTCCACCGGCTCGTAGACGCTGCGCCCGCTCTCGGCCAGCACGTCCTTGCCGACCACCCCGGCGTCGGCCACCCCCAGGTCCACGTACACCGGCACGTCCTGGTTGCGCAGTTCCAGCACCTGCACCCCGCCCATCTCGAACCGCAGAGCGCGGCTCTTTTCCGGCAGGTACAGCGGCAACCCCGCCTTCGAGAGCAGGTCCACGGCTTCCTCGAAGATGCGGCCCTTGGGCAGCGCCAGGGTCAGCCCGGCGGCGCTGAATTCGGCGGCCGGATTCACTGGCCCACCTCGCTGAACATCTCGCCGCGCACGTAGCGCTTGAGGCCGCGCGCCCGGGCGTAGCGCTCCAGCTCGGCCACATCGTCAGTCCAGGCGCGCTCGGCCACCAGCCCCAGCGCCTGGGCGTGGCGCACGCCGGCCTCGTCGAGCGCCAGCACCGCTTCGCGTTCCGGCGGCAGGTGGCGCGCGGCCACCTCGGTGAGGCGCTCCAAACCCACCGCGAAGCCCGCGCCCGGCCACTCGCCGGCCCGCCCGCCGTAGCGCCCGCCGCCCAGCACCGACTGGGCGTGGCCCTCCACGTAGGCCCGGAAGGTGTAGCCGCTGTAGTAGCCGTAGCGGCGACTCATGCCCAGATCGAAAAGCAGCCGCTGTGGGCCGAACGCCTCGGCAATGGCGGTCAGGTCGTCCAGGGCCGCGCGGGCCCGCTCGCCCAGCGGCAGGGCACGGGCCTCGGCCAGCACCTCGGGGCCGCCGTAGAGGTCCATCACCGCGTGCAGGGTGTGGCCCAGCTCGCCGCCGAGCCGGTGCGCCGCGAGCCCCGCCGAGAGGTCGGGGCCGCTCTTGCGGTCCATCGCGCCGTGCAACGCTTCGCGGGCCGGACCGACCACGCCCGCGTCTTCGAGCAGGCCGTCCACGAAGCCGGGATGACCGACTTCCAGCTGGGCCGGGACACCCACTGCCGCGAGCGCCGAGAGCGCCACTTCCAGCAGTTCGGCGTCGGCCTGCGGGCTGCGAATGCCGATGAGTTCCACCCCCACCTGGGTAAACTCGCGCAGGTGGCCGAGTTCGCTGGCCTGCCCGCGCAGCCACAGGCGTCCGGCGTACTGCAGCCTCAGCGGAAACGGGCCCTGCGGAAAGCGGCGCCGGGCCAGCTGCCCGATGGCGGTGGTGAACTCGCTGCGCAGCGCCAGCACCGAGCCGTCGCGGTCGATGAGTTTGAAGGCGGTGGCGTCCTGCGGGTGGGAAGCATCCTGGAATTCGAGCGTCGGCACGTCCACGCCCCGGTAGCCGTGCTGGGCGAAATGGCCCGAGAGTTTTGAGCGCAGGTATTCGCGCCAGGCCCATTCCGGCGGCAGCACGTCGCGGGTGCCTTCGGGCAGCCTCAAGGCGCGCTCCGCCGCGCCGGCGGCCAGGCAAGGGAGGTGGGTACGCAGTCAGGGGGCGGTCGCAACATCACCGGGCATGATACGCCGCGCCGAACAGCGGCAGGCCAGGGCCCATCGGCCTGACTTATACTGGCACTCTATGCTCCGCTTTTCCGCTTTGCTGATCCTTCCGGCGCTGCTGTGCGGCTGCTCGCGCGAGTACGATCAGTTCAAACCGCACATCATCATCACCAGTCCGGAGGGCGGCGCGGTCAGCGCCAACAAGAGCTTCACGCTCAAGGGCTACGTCCTCGACGACCGCTCGGTGGCGCTGCTGCGGGTGCAGGGCGAGAAGGTGCCGATCAAGGCCGGCAGCAAGATCGCGCCGTTTACCTACCAGACCAGCGTCAAGGGCAACGCCACCACCTACAGCCTGGTGGCCCTCGACAGCGCCGGCAACAAAACCACCCTCAACCTGCCGCTGACGGTGGACACCACCCCGCCCACCATTCGCGTCACCAAGTTCGAGCGCGACGGCAACACCATCCGGGTCAGCGGCGTGGTCACCGACAACACCAGCGTGGCGCAGGTCTCGGTGGACGGCAGCACCCTCAACATTATTCCCGGCCTCAGCAGCGAGTTCTATGCTGAGACCAGCGGCGTGTACGCCGATATTCAGGCCAAAGACGGCGCCGGCAACGTCGCCAAGGTGCGCGCCCGGTAACGCCGCTTCGGCGCGCCAATGGTATCCGGCGGCCCCGACGCGGCCGGAGCGCTTTGTTAGCTTGAAGCCGTGACTGCCGCCCGGCCCCGTTTCACCCGCACTCCGCTGAGCGAGCAGGCGCCGCCCTCACCGGCCCTGCCCGAGATCGCCCGCCGGCTGGCCGAGCGCTACCTGCCCACCCCGCCCACGCCCCGGCAGGCCGCCGAACCGCTTGACGGCCTGATCAGCACCATCTTGTCGCAGCAGAACACCGCGCCGATCACCCGGCGGCAGTTCGCCGGCCTCAAGGCCGCCTACCCCGGGTGGGAAGCGGCCCTGGCCGATGGCCCCGACGGCATCGAGGCAGTGCTGAAGGCGGCCGGCGGCGGGCTGTCGCGAATCAAGGCCGATTACATCTGGAACGTGCTGCACCAGCTCGAGGAAACGCGCGGCGGGCTGAGCCTCAAAGACACCCGCCGGATGAACGACGCCGAGGTGCGCGCCCTGCTGCAAAGCCTGCCGGGCGTGGGCATGAAGACCGCGTCGTGCGTACTGCTGTTCGATCTGGCGCGGCCCGCCATGCCGGTGGACACCCACATCTGGCGTCTGGCCCGGCGGCTGGAACTCGTGCCGGGCAGCTGGAACGCCGTCAAGGTCGAGCAGTGGTTCGACGAGGTGCTGCCGCGCAGCTGGAAAGGGCGCTACACCTTTCACGTCGCCGCCATCCGGCACGGGCGCGAAACCTGCAAAGCGCAGCGCCCGCTGTGCGGTGAGTGCGTGCTGCGAGAACTGTGCCCCTCGGCGGGCATCTTTCTGAGCGAGGCGCCGGGCCGCTGACCCCCTTCAGCGCGCGGCGGCGCCGTCGAGAAAGATGCTCACCAGCGCGCGGGCGCTGCCCTGCGGGTCGGGGCTGGGCGGCCCGCTCACCAGCGGATAGAGCAGCCCCAGCAGCGCCCGCGTCAGCAGCGGACCGGGCAGATCGCTTCTGAGTTCGCCGCGCCGAGCCGCCGCCGCCATCAGTTCGCCCAGACCGCCCATCCACACCGCCCGGTAGCGCTGCTCGAAATCGCTGCGGCGCTCGCCGGACACGTGCTTGAGTTCCGAGGCGAGCTGCAACCCCACCCGCTGCTGCGGCGCGCTGGCCGACAACTCCTCGATCAGGGCATGCAGCTGGGCGCGCAGGGTCGGGTGCTGCCGCGCCCGCTCCACCACCCCGCGCAGTCCATCGAGCGCCACGTCGAGAATCGCCAGGAAAAGCGCTTCCTTGTCGGCGTAGTGGTGGTAGAGCGCCGGTTTGGACACGCCTACCGCCAGCGCCACCTCGCGCATGCTCACGCCGTGGTAGCCGCGCGCCACGAACAAGCGGGCGCCCTCGCTGAGCAGGCGCTCGCGGGTGCCGAGCAGGCCGGGCGGCGCCGAACCGAGCAGGCCGGTCAACTTCTTTCTCCGGCGGCAGCGGCGCCGAGCCGCCCTCCCGCTTTCCCGGCTCGGCTCAAGCGGGCTGGCCCTGGTGTTCCAGCACGGCCTCCACCACGATCTCGCTGTTGAGGCTGGCCGCCACCGAGCAGTACTTCTCGTGGCTGAGTTGGGCGGCGCGCAGCAGCTGCGTTTCGCTGACACCCGGCCCGGCGGCGAGGTGGCGCAGGGTGATGCGGGTGTAGCGCTTGGGATCACTCTCGGCGCGTTCGCCCTCGACCTCGATGCGGTAACTGCTCAGCGGGGTGCGGCGCTTGTTCATCACCTCGACCACGTCGTAGGCAGTGCAGGTCGCCAGCGCGGCCAGCAGGGCCTCCATCGGGCTGACCCCGACCTTCACGGCGCTGTTGTCGATCAAAAGCTGGTGGCCCGACTCGGCCACGCCGAGGTAACGC encodes the following:
- a CDS encoding OsmC family protein, coding for MKKTMHITWLGEQRYLGVAESGHQLLIDNSAVKVGVSPMEALLAALATCTAYDVVEVMNKRRTPLSSYRIEVEGERAESDPKRYTRITLRHLAAGPGVSETQLLRAAQLSHEKYCSVAASLNSEIVVEAVLEHQGQPA
- the hisG gene encoding ATP phosphoribosyltransferase; the encoded protein is MNPAAEFSAAGLTLALPKGRIFEEAVDLLSKAGLPLYLPEKSRALRFEMGGVQVLELRNQDVPVYVDLGVADAGVVGKDVLAESGRSVYEPVDLKFSACRLSLIREVGAHGPLGRVASKYPRLTRQYLAEKGLSAEVVKLSGNIELACLTGLADAVVDLVQTGSTLVANNLEERDVVMRSTARFVVNRTALKLKRAALRPLIARLRELTE
- a CDS encoding MalY/PatB family protein, which gives rise to MTDTAPHPYDHVLPDSLRHADNFKWTLFGDEVLPMWVADMDFPVAPAIVEALQERLTRSLGYYQLRGDPTLKQLLIGKLERDGFQGLTPEGVAFLPGVVPGLYAAVQALTQPGDEVLTVTPIYPPFLSAVTDLGRVLKTAPLQENRGGWTMDFAALEAAVSSRTKLLMVCHPHNPTGRVWTREELQALADFALKHDLSVVSDELHADLRYADAPEYLPFAAVSSDLSGRIVTLTGPCKAYNTAGLGIGAMVSHNPELITRLEQATHGLMGHPGALSITMWQAALTGGGEWLAETVRYLQSNRDFLSGFLARELPDVPYTPPQATYLAWLDLRAHPRAADIQTFLLEEAKLALNDGVTFGAGSQGFVRLNFATSRTLLQEGLERLTRALKDSSQ
- a CDS encoding TetR/AcrR family transcriptional regulator, encoding MTGLLGSAPPGLLGTRERLLSEGARLFVARGYHGVSMREVALAVGVSKPALYHHYADKEALFLAILDVALDGLRGVVERARQHPTLRAQLHALIEELSASAPQQRVGLQLASELKHVSGERRSDFEQRYRAVWMGGLGELMAAAARRGELRSDLPGPLLTRALLGLLYPLVSGPPSPDPQGSARALVSIFLDGAAAR
- a CDS encoding ATP phosphoribosyltransferase regulatory subunit; the protein is MRLPEGTRDVLPPEWAWREYLRSKLSGHFAQHGYRGVDVPTLEFQDASHPQDATAFKLIDRDGSVLALRSEFTTAIGQLARRRFPQGPFPLRLQYAGRLWLRGQASELGHLREFTQVGVELIGIRSPQADAELLEVALSALAAVGVPAQLEVGHPGFVDGLLEDAGVVGPAREALHGAMDRKSGPDLSAGLAAHRLGGELGHTLHAVMDLYGGPEVLAEARALPLGERARAALDDLTAIAEAFGPQRLLFDLGMSRRYGYYSGYTFRAYVEGHAQSVLGGGRYGGRAGEWPGAGFAVGLERLTEVAARHLPPEREAVLALDEAGVRHAQALGLVAERAWTDDVAELERYARARGLKRYVRGEMFSEVGQ
- a CDS encoding endonuclease III domain-containing protein, with protein sequence MTAARPRFTRTPLSEQAPPSPALPEIARRLAERYLPTPPTPRQAAEPLDGLISTILSQQNTAPITRRQFAGLKAAYPGWEAALADGPDGIEAVLKAAGGGLSRIKADYIWNVLHQLEETRGGLSLKDTRRMNDAEVRALLQSLPGVGMKTASCVLLFDLARPAMPVDTHIWRLARRLELVPGSWNAVKVEQWFDEVLPRSWKGRYTFHVAAIRHGRETCKAQRPLCGECVLRELCPSAGIFLSEAPGR